A region of Domibacillus sp. DTU_2020_1001157_1_SI_ALB_TIR_016 DNA encodes the following proteins:
- the ssuD gene encoding FMNH2-dependent alkanesulfonate monooxygenase, giving the protein MEILWFIPTHGDGRYLGTDIGGREADHTYFRQVAQAADRLGYTGVLLPTGKSCEDPWLTAAALAAETTRLKFLVALRPGLMQPSVAARMTSTLDRLSNGRVLINVVAGGDPVELAGDGLFLKHDERYEAADEFLTIWRGLLKGETVNYDGKYVKSEGGELLFPPVQQPTPPVYFGGSSPAGQQVAAAHSDVYLTWGEPPAQVKEKIDSVRQQARKEGRTVRFGIRLHVIVRETNAEAWAAADRLISHLDDEVIEKAQQKLSRHDSAGQSRMAALHRKGKEADLEISPNLWAGIGLVRGGAGTALVGDPQTVAARIKEYQDLGIESFIFSGYPHLEESYRFAELVFPLLSFGQGEDLGRSRGNIGETIGNSILAGKIKSHTV; this is encoded by the coding sequence ATGGAAATTTTATGGTTTATTCCAACACATGGTGACGGTCGTTATTTAGGAACAGATATTGGCGGAAGAGAAGCGGATCACACGTATTTTCGACAAGTGGCCCAAGCGGCTGACCGGCTTGGCTACACAGGTGTACTGCTTCCAACTGGAAAATCATGCGAAGATCCATGGCTGACTGCAGCTGCACTCGCCGCAGAGACTACAAGACTAAAATTCTTGGTAGCACTGCGCCCTGGTTTAATGCAGCCATCTGTTGCTGCACGTATGACGTCTACATTGGACCGCTTATCCAACGGACGTGTACTTATTAATGTTGTTGCTGGTGGTGATCCTGTTGAACTTGCAGGAGATGGCCTATTTCTTAAACACGACGAACGGTATGAGGCGGCGGATGAATTTTTAACGATTTGGCGCGGCCTGCTGAAAGGTGAGACGGTAAATTATGACGGGAAATATGTAAAATCAGAAGGCGGCGAATTATTGTTCCCACCTGTTCAACAGCCGACACCACCTGTTTATTTTGGAGGCTCCTCGCCTGCTGGCCAGCAGGTAGCAGCTGCCCATTCGGATGTGTATTTAACATGGGGCGAACCGCCGGCTCAAGTTAAAGAAAAAATTGACAGTGTACGCCAGCAGGCTCGAAAAGAAGGGCGCACAGTCCGGTTTGGCATTCGCCTTCATGTCATTGTACGCGAAACAAACGCAGAGGCATGGGCGGCAGCAGATCGGTTGATTTCTCACTTGGATGATGAAGTGATAGAAAAAGCCCAGCAAAAACTAAGCCGTCATGATTCAGCCGGACAGAGCAGGATGGCTGCGCTTCATAGAAAAGGAAAAGAAGCAGATCTTGAGATCAGCCCAAACTTATGGGCAGGAATTGGGCTTGTACGAGGCGGTGCCGGCACAGCACTTGTTGGTGATCCTCAAACGGTTGCGGCTCGTATAAAGGAATATCAAGACCTCGGAATTGAAAGTTTTATTTTTTCAGGATATCCTCACCTGGAAGAATCATATCGATTTGCAGAGCTTGTCTTCCCGCTTCTTTCATTTGGCCAAGGTGAAGATTTAGGGCGTTCAAGAGGAAATATTGGAGAAACGATTGGCAATAGCATTTTAGCCGGAAAAATTAAAAGTCATACAGTGTGA
- a CDS encoding LLM class flavin-dependent oxidoreductase — protein sequence MGYKISLLDQSPIFENESAFDSLRHTVQLAQNAEKWGYYRFWVSEHHNAEQLAGSSPEVLIAYLLAKTNKIRIGSGGVMLQHYSPYKVAENFNVLSSLEPGRVDLGIGKAPGGLPLSTKALQYGTVNDGHDFEGRLTLLGQILENTIPEGHPLSGVKASPNPPERPDYYLLGASAKSAELAAKNGWNFVFAHFINSDISIWEEAAQAYQKQKKKGKLVMALSVFAASSQKEAEERVGNQLVHKVFLKSGRSVTVQSFEQAEKFGRESGEAFQIKEQKISTVAGTPDYIQEVLTHYHQAYGVEEFILHTPIEDRRARFKSFQLLSPIELFSEKREEYVS from the coding sequence GTGGGATACAAGATTAGTTTACTGGATCAAAGCCCGATCTTTGAAAATGAAAGTGCATTTGATTCCTTGCGGCACACTGTTCAGCTGGCACAAAACGCTGAAAAATGGGGATATTACCGCTTTTGGGTGTCAGAGCATCATAACGCGGAGCAGCTGGCTGGTTCATCGCCAGAGGTGCTGATTGCCTATTTGCTGGCTAAAACAAATAAAATCCGAATCGGATCGGGAGGCGTGATGCTGCAGCATTACAGCCCTTACAAAGTGGCGGAGAATTTTAATGTTTTATCTTCTTTAGAGCCAGGACGGGTGGACCTTGGCATTGGGAAAGCTCCGGGCGGGCTTCCGCTTTCCACAAAAGCACTTCAATATGGAACCGTCAATGACGGGCATGATTTTGAAGGGAGACTGACGCTGCTTGGGCAAATTTTAGAAAATACCATTCCGGAGGGTCATCCTCTTTCAGGAGTAAAAGCCAGCCCCAATCCGCCAGAGCGGCCTGACTATTATTTGCTTGGTGCCAGCGCCAAAAGCGCAGAATTGGCTGCGAAGAACGGCTGGAATTTCGTTTTTGCCCACTTTATTAACAGTGATATCAGTATTTGGGAAGAAGCGGCTCAAGCATATCAAAAACAGAAAAAGAAAGGCAAACTTGTGATGGCATTATCGGTTTTTGCGGCTTCGAGCCAGAAAGAAGCAGAAGAGAGGGTGGGAAACCAGCTTGTTCATAAAGTCTTTTTAAAAAGCGGCCGCAGCGTAACGGTTCAATCATTTGAACAAGCAGAGAAATTCGGCCGGGAGTCGGGTGAAGCATTCCAAATAAAAGAACAAAAAATAAGCACAGTAGCCGGAACACCAGATTACATTCAGGAAGTGCTCACTCATTACCATCAAGCATACGGAGTTGAAGAGTTTATTCTTCATACGCCAATCGAGGATAGAAGGGCCCGTTTTAAGTCCTTCCAGCTGCTAAGCCCCATCGAACTATTCAGTGAAAAGAGGGAAGAATATGTCTCGTAA
- a CDS encoding ABC transporter permease, which translates to MKTAAYVGLSGKEKAAKVKKARTIPPWLKGFVVPIIILALWQYAGSAGLISETVLPTPLAILASFYELAVSGELADNMKISIARAAGGFLLGGGLGLLFGILVGFSKRTESYLDPSLQMLRTVPHLAVTPLFILWFGFDELSKVLLIALGAFFPIYINTFLGIRGVDAKLFDVARVLEFSWRHQITRLILPAALPNILLGVRLSLGIAWLGLVVAELMGSSAGVGYMIMDARQFSQTEKVFVGIIIFAVVGKLTDSFVRLLERKLLKWRSSFKGTN; encoded by the coding sequence ATGAAAACAGCAGCTTATGTCGGATTAAGTGGAAAGGAAAAAGCAGCAAAAGTCAAAAAAGCAAGGACCATTCCACCGTGGCTTAAAGGATTCGTTGTGCCGATCATTATTCTGGCTTTATGGCAGTATGCAGGAAGTGCCGGATTAATCTCTGAAACAGTGCTGCCGACACCGCTTGCTATTCTTGCGTCGTTTTATGAGCTGGCAGTATCGGGGGAACTGGCTGACAATATGAAAATCAGTATTGCACGGGCAGCCGGCGGGTTTCTGCTCGGCGGCGGGCTGGGTCTTTTATTTGGAATCCTGGTTGGATTTTCAAAGAGAACGGAGTCCTATCTAGATCCATCTTTGCAAATGCTCCGTACTGTTCCGCATTTGGCCGTAACACCGCTCTTTATCTTATGGTTTGGGTTTGATGAACTATCTAAAGTGCTGTTAATTGCACTTGGCGCATTTTTTCCTATCTACATTAATACCTTTCTCGGTATTCGGGGCGTAGATGCCAAGTTGTTTGATGTGGCACGTGTTCTGGAATTCAGCTGGCGCCATCAAATTACACGCCTTATTTTACCGGCTGCACTGCCAAACATTTTACTTGGTGTTCGGCTGTCTCTTGGTATTGCATGGCTTGGCCTTGTAGTGGCAGAGCTGATGGGATCGAGTGCTGGTGTCGGCTACATGATTATGGATGCCCGCCAGTTTTCGCAGACGGAAAAGGTGTTTGTCGGAATTATCATTTTTGCGGTTGTGGGAAAATTAACAGATTCATTTGTGAGACTGCTTGAACGAAAGTTATTAAAGTGGCGCAGCAGTTTTAAAGGAACCAATTAA
- a CDS encoding glutaredoxin family protein, producing the protein MSTSLSVVVWSKEGCHYCKEVKEYLKKKQIPFRTVDVTKADDRRDILETKYGVRHVPVVEIGKNGIYEGITEVGLDHIKKAIARHAESEKFLSL; encoded by the coding sequence ATGTCAACATCATTATCAGTCGTTGTCTGGTCTAAAGAAGGCTGCCATTATTGCAAGGAAGTAAAAGAATACTTGAAGAAAAAACAAATTCCTTTTCGGACAGTAGACGTCACCAAAGCAGACGACCGCCGGGATATTTTAGAAACAAAGTATGGTGTGCGCCACGTTCCAGTTGTGGAAATCGGGAAAAACGGTATTTATGAAGGAATAACAGAAGTGGGATTGGACCACATAAAAAAAGCGATTGCCCGTCATGCAGAGTCTGAGAAATTTTTATCACTTTAA
- a CDS encoding aliphatic sulfonate ABC transporter substrate-binding protein, with translation MRKWLFLILSLLFLAACSAETSGEQKKLKEIDIGIQQSLSPIWIAKEKGWFEKAFKEEGVKVNWIEFQSGPPQFEGLAAGKLDFSQVGNSPVISGQAAGVSFEEIAITEEGRRGNSIIVKKGSPIKSIEDLKGKKVAVAKGSGGFDFLHKALKYAGVSPDDVEMIQLQPDEAMPAFENGSVDAWAIWEPFVSLQSLKNGATVLANGETIDTYSPGFTIVRSQFADSYPKEVEKFLQVYDKAVQWQKENKEETIAIYAKVKDLDPLIVENVLNNTEALNEPITEEIIQSQQETADFQYKLGAIDKKIDVSEVVDNQFIEKVKQASEEAK, from the coding sequence ATGAGAAAATGGCTGTTTTTAATTCTATCATTGTTGTTTTTAGCTGCATGCTCCGCGGAAACGTCGGGAGAGCAGAAAAAATTGAAAGAGATCGATATTGGCATTCAACAAAGCCTCAGCCCCATTTGGATTGCTAAGGAAAAAGGCTGGTTTGAAAAAGCGTTTAAAGAAGAAGGCGTGAAAGTAAACTGGATCGAGTTTCAAAGCGGGCCTCCTCAATTTGAAGGACTGGCAGCAGGCAAGCTGGACTTTTCACAGGTCGGCAATTCACCGGTCATCAGCGGGCAGGCGGCAGGAGTATCTTTTGAAGAAATTGCCATTACGGAAGAAGGCCGCAGAGGCAACTCGATTATTGTAAAGAAAGGAAGCCCAATCAAATCAATTGAGGATCTAAAAGGAAAAAAGGTAGCCGTTGCGAAAGGAAGCGGAGGATTTGACTTTCTGCACAAAGCGTTAAAATACGCGGGTGTATCCCCAGATGACGTAGAGATGATCCAGCTGCAGCCGGATGAAGCAATGCCGGCGTTTGAAAATGGATCGGTCGATGCCTGGGCGATCTGGGAGCCATTTGTTTCTCTACAGTCGCTGAAAAATGGAGCAACGGTTTTAGCGAATGGTGAAACCATTGATACATATTCTCCAGGATTCACGATTGTACGCAGCCAATTTGCAGACAGTTACCCAAAAGAAGTAGAAAAGTTTCTTCAAGTTTATGATAAAGCCGTTCAATGGCAAAAAGAAAACAAAGAAGAAACCATTGCCATCTATGCGAAGGTAAAAGACCTTGATCCATTAATTGTAGAAAATGTGCTGAATAACACAGAAGCACTGAACGAGCCGATCACTGAAGAGATTATTCAATCACAGCAGGAAACAGCTGATTTTCAATACAAGCTTGGTGCGATTGATAAAAAAATCGATGTGTCGGAAGTAGTAGACAATCAATTTATTGAAAAAGTAAAACAGGCATCTGAAGAAGCCAAATAA
- a CDS encoding ABC transporter ATP-binding protein produces the protein MSVLIQVKEKAFGIADKRTVVLDDIHLDINDGEFLTIIGPSGCGKSTLLKIAAGLDTEYRGSVNIHGREVKKPGISQGFIFQEHRLFPWLTVEQNIAADLNLRDPNVKAKVQELIDIVRLTGNEKAYPAELSGGMSQRVAIARALLREPEVLLLDEPFGALDAFTRKHLQDVLVDIWQRKKITMILVTHDIDESIYLGTQLAILRAKPGRLQKWLPIELPFPRNRTDTSFQYLRQKVLEEFEKTEHSDYSEGAGI, from the coding sequence ATGAGTGTCTTAATACAAGTAAAAGAAAAAGCATTTGGAATAGCGGACAAACGCACAGTGGTGCTTGACGATATACATTTGGACATTAATGATGGTGAATTTTTAACCATTATCGGGCCAAGCGGATGCGGTAAAAGTACACTATTAAAAATTGCTGCAGGGCTGGATACAGAGTACAGAGGCAGTGTGAACATTCATGGCCGGGAAGTCAAGAAACCGGGTATTAGTCAGGGGTTTATTTTTCAAGAACATCGCCTGTTTCCGTGGCTGACTGTGGAACAAAACATTGCGGCAGACTTGAATTTGCGCGATCCAAATGTGAAAGCAAAAGTTCAGGAACTGATTGATATTGTCCGGCTGACAGGAAATGAAAAGGCGTACCCGGCTGAATTGTCCGGAGGTATGTCGCAGCGTGTGGCTATCGCACGAGCACTGCTCCGCGAACCAGAAGTTCTGCTGCTTGATGAGCCGTTCGGTGCGCTTGATGCGTTTACCCGCAAGCATCTGCAGGATGTGTTGGTCGATATTTGGCAGAGAAAAAAAATCACAATGATTTTAGTGACCCATGACATTGATGAGTCGATTTACTTGGGAACACAGCTGGCGATTCTGCGGGCCAAACCAGGCCGTCTTCAAAAGTGGCTGCCCATCGAGCTGCCTTTTCCACGAAATCGAACAGATACATCCTTTCAATATTTACGTCAAAAAGTGCTGGAAGAGTTCGAAAAAACAGAACATTCTGATTACTCAGAAGGCGCAGGAATTTAG
- a CDS encoding LysR family transcriptional regulator has product MNIDHLEAFIYAVHFNSIHKAADALFLSQPTVTARIKTLERELEQQLFDRSGRGVSLTEKGREFLPYAEQIVQTYEQAKKLLRRESAQKECVIGANLISSQYFLPHALPLWKEAFPEWRFTVVSASNDLLVEKLLRKELHIAFMKEAAHDALEQQPILDNSVRLVTLPGHAFVGRTDISAAELASEPMVFFECGAFDWNRVHKIFEAAHVKPRIEFQVGHLEVAKSLIKSGAGIGFLPSLCIKNELEQEELIEIETSHLLQLKQHIYGAYYGTEPPPLWEFVQHFAGMFSGSSKQSSIH; this is encoded by the coding sequence ATGAATATTGATCACTTAGAAGCCTTTATATACGCAGTTCATTTTAATAGTATTCATAAAGCGGCGGACGCCTTATTTTTATCACAGCCTACAGTGACAGCGCGTATCAAAACACTAGAGCGCGAGCTGGAACAGCAGCTGTTTGACCGGAGCGGAAGAGGCGTTTCATTAACGGAAAAAGGCAGAGAGTTTCTGCCATATGCCGAGCAAATCGTTCAAACATACGAGCAGGCCAAAAAGCTGCTTCGGAGAGAATCTGCCCAGAAAGAATGCGTGATTGGAGCAAACCTGATTTCTTCTCAATACTTTCTTCCGCATGCATTGCCATTATGGAAGGAAGCGTTTCCTGAATGGCGCTTTACTGTTGTATCGGCATCCAATGATCTGCTTGTTGAAAAGCTTTTACGCAAAGAATTGCATATTGCTTTTATGAAAGAAGCTGCCCATGATGCGCTAGAGCAGCAGCCTATCCTAGACAATTCAGTTCGGCTGGTGACACTGCCGGGGCATGCCTTTGTTGGAAGAACAGATATTTCAGCGGCAGAGTTAGCGTCGGAGCCAATGGTGTTTTTTGAATGCGGCGCTTTTGACTGGAACAGAGTGCATAAAATATTCGAGGCAGCCCATGTAAAGCCGCGTATTGAATTTCAAGTCGGGCATCTGGAAGTAGCCAAATCCCTGATTAAAAGCGGAGCGGGCATCGGTTTTTTACCCTCGTTATGCATAAAAAATGAACTGGAGCAGGAAGAGCTAATTGAAATCGAAACGTCTCATCTTCTTCAGTTAAAACAACATATATATGGTGCCTATTACGGGACTGAACCGCCGCCATTATGGGAATTTGTCCAGCACTTTGCCGGTATGTTCAGCGGAAGCAGCAAGCAGTCGAGCATTCATTAA
- a CDS encoding LLM class flavin-dependent oxidoreductase, which produces MSRKKHIQFGIMLHGPGGHMNAWKDPSVPADASVNLAYYQSVIKKAEEAGFTFAFVADGLYINEKSIPHFLNRFEPITILSALASVTSKIGLVGTLSTSYSEPFTVARQFASLDKISGGRAGWNVVTSPLEGSAENYSKDQHPPHALRYEIAEEYLEVVKGLWDSWEDDAFVRSRETGQFFDRQKLHTLNHKGTFFSVKGPLNIERSAQGQPVIFQAGASEAGKNLAAKEADAVFTNAETLEQAQAYYRDVKKRAEAFGRNREEIRVFPGIHPVMGATVEEAEEKYRAIQSLVSIDEALNYLGRFFDHFDFSVYPLDEPFPEIGAIGQNSFRSTTDKIKERARKHKLTLREVALQVTTPKSALFGTYEQVADQLIQWAEQEGADGFILGSPVLSSGLADFIDHVLPILQAKGYYNSEYQADTLRGNLGLPFKENRYTKQTV; this is translated from the coding sequence ATGTCTCGTAAAAAACACATTCAGTTTGGGATTATGCTGCATGGGCCGGGAGGGCATATGAATGCATGGAAGGACCCGTCCGTACCAGCAGATGCGAGTGTGAACCTGGCGTACTACCAATCGGTCATTAAAAAAGCGGAAGAAGCAGGATTTACGTTTGCTTTTGTGGCTGACGGGCTTTATATCAATGAAAAGTCGATTCCGCATTTTTTAAACCGGTTTGAACCGATTACGATTTTGTCGGCTCTTGCATCCGTTACTTCTAAGATCGGTTTAGTTGGAACACTGTCGACTTCCTATAGTGAGCCGTTTACGGTGGCGAGGCAATTTGCTTCACTGGATAAAATCAGCGGAGGACGGGCTGGCTGGAACGTGGTGACATCGCCGCTGGAAGGATCGGCAGAAAACTACAGCAAAGATCAGCACCCGCCGCATGCGCTTCGCTATGAAATTGCTGAAGAATACCTGGAGGTCGTAAAAGGGCTTTGGGACTCATGGGAAGACGACGCTTTTGTCCGCAGCAGGGAAACCGGACAATTTTTTGACAGGCAAAAGCTGCATACCTTAAATCATAAAGGAACCTTCTTTTCGGTGAAAGGACCTTTGAATATTGAGCGGTCTGCTCAAGGACAGCCGGTTATTTTTCAAGCAGGCGCATCGGAAGCAGGTAAAAACCTGGCCGCAAAAGAAGCAGACGCTGTGTTTACCAATGCAGAAACATTAGAGCAGGCACAGGCTTATTATCGGGATGTGAAAAAAAGAGCGGAAGCGTTCGGTCGGAACAGGGAGGAAATCCGTGTGTTCCCGGGCATTCATCCGGTTATGGGAGCGACAGTAGAAGAAGCTGAAGAAAAGTATCGTGCGATTCAAAGCCTGGTCTCCATTGATGAAGCACTGAATTATTTAGGCCGCTTTTTTGACCACTTTGACTTTAGTGTGTATCCGCTTGATGAACCATTTCCGGAGATCGGTGCGATTGGCCAAAACAGCTTCCGGTCCACAACAGATAAAATTAAAGAACGCGCACGCAAGCACAAGTTGACACTTCGGGAAGTGGCACTTCAAGTGACAACACCGAAAAGTGCCCTGTTTGGCACTTATGAGCAGGTGGCTGACCAGCTGATTCAATGGGCAGAGCAGGAAGGGGCGGATGGTTTTATTCTCGGTTCACCCGTTTTAAGCAGCGGGCTGGCGGATTTTATCGATCACGTCCTGCCGATTTTACAAGCAAAAGGATATTATAACTCGGAATATCAAGCAGATACACTGCGTGGCAATTTAGGACTGCCGTTTAAAGAAAATCGCTATACAAAACAAACCGTTTAA
- the nirD gene encoding nitrite reductase small subunit NirD — MEKTLEKVRIASIADLPEKMGKTVRVGELELAVFKLGNGTVRAIENRCPHKGGVLAEGIVSGEHVFCPMHDWKICTTDGKVQAPDTGCVSTYKAVIENGDVFLLV, encoded by the coding sequence ATGGAAAAAACATTGGAGAAGGTACGGATCGCATCCATTGCGGATTTACCGGAGAAAATGGGAAAAACCGTCCGGGTGGGAGAGCTGGAACTGGCTGTGTTTAAACTTGGAAATGGCACGGTCAGAGCGATTGAAAACCGCTGCCCCCATAAAGGCGGGGTGCTCGCAGAAGGAATTGTCAGCGGCGAGCACGTTTTCTGCCCGATGCATGACTGGAAAATTTGTACGACAGACGGTAAAGTACAGGCACCAGATACCGGCTGTGTGTCCACTTATAAAGCCGTTATTGAAAATGGCGACGTATTTCTACTTGTGTAA
- a CDS encoding GNAT family N-acetyltransferase, protein MTHLIRLASAEDADAILDLTLKAYQPIRDLNIRFSAAHADRELVLHNLTQNATYLLEKNGRIAATVTVRYPWADPGHEAYPFIWWFAVHPDFKQKGIGSALLSYVEEEVLTKQVKAPAVYLATATRHPWLVGIYERRGYKTFKEKVHEGDNIVFLRKILNPSLYELIEKRESITST, encoded by the coding sequence ATGACCCATCTTATCCGGCTGGCATCTGCAGAAGATGCAGATGCCATTTTGGATCTCACATTGAAAGCTTATCAGCCTATTCGGGATTTGAACATTCGTTTCTCCGCTGCCCATGCGGATAGGGAGCTTGTGCTTCACAATCTTACTCAAAATGCCACGTATCTGCTTGAAAAGAATGGAAGAATAGCGGCTACCGTAACGGTTCGTTATCCATGGGCTGATCCAGGTCACGAAGCTTATCCGTTTATTTGGTGGTTTGCTGTGCATCCGGATTTTAAGCAAAAAGGAATAGGGTCAGCATTACTGTCTTATGTGGAGGAGGAAGTTTTAACAAAACAGGTCAAAGCGCCTGCTGTGTACCTGGCGACCGCAACGCGCCACCCCTGGCTGGTCGGAATTTATGAGCGACGCGGCTACAAGACATTTAAAGAAAAAGTGCATGAAGGCGATAACATTGTGTTTCTTCGAAAAATATTAAATCCATCTTTGTACGAACTGATTGAGAAAAGAGAATCTATTACCAGCACGTAA
- a CDS encoding aliphatic sulfonate ABC transporter substrate-binding protein has translation MRKWLFLIISSLLLAACSAKTSGEEQELKEINIGIQQSLSPLWIAKEKGWFEEAFEKEGIKVKWTEFQSGPPQFEGLAAGKLDFSQVGNSPVIGGQAADVPFKEIALSQDGLKANAILVKKGSSIQSIEDLKGKKVAVAKGSSGFDFLHKALKKAGVSPDDVEIIQLQPDEAMPAFENGAVDAWSIWEPFVSLQTIQNDAEILANGETLHSYSPGFTLVRNGFAEEHPEEVERFLEVYNKTVDWQKANKEEAVSIYSEIKELDKDVVESVLNNTEPLNEPITEDIIKAQQETADFQYDLGVIDKEIDVSEVVDNQFIEKVKKEGAK, from the coding sequence ATGAGGAAGTGGCTGTTTTTAATCATATCATCATTACTTTTAGCTGCATGCTCCGCAAAAACGTCAGGAGAGGAGCAAGAATTAAAAGAGATTAATATTGGTATTCAACAAAGCCTCAGCCCGCTTTGGATTGCAAAAGAAAAAGGCTGGTTTGAAGAAGCGTTTGAAAAAGAAGGAATCAAAGTAAAATGGACCGAGTTTCAAAGCGGGCCGCCTCAATTTGAAGGGCTGGCAGCAGGCAAGCTGGACTTTTCACAAGTCGGAAACTCCCCTGTTATTGGCGGTCAGGCAGCGGATGTTCCATTTAAAGAAATTGCCCTTTCCCAGGATGGACTGAAAGCCAATGCGATCTTGGTGAAGAAGGGAAGTTCCATTCAATCAATTGAGGATTTAAAAGGAAAGAAAGTAGCGGTGGCGAAAGGAAGCAGCGGCTTTGACTTTCTCCATAAAGCATTAAAAAAGGCTGGTGTATCGCCAGACGATGTCGAAATCATTCAGCTGCAGCCGGATGAAGCAATGCCGGCATTTGAAAATGGGGCAGTGGATGCCTGGTCAATCTGGGAACCATTTGTCTCACTGCAGACCATTCAAAATGATGCGGAAATTTTAGCGAATGGTGAAACGCTGCACTCATACTCGCCGGGCTTCACTCTTGTCAGAAACGGATTTGCTGAGGAGCATCCAGAGGAAGTTGAGCGTTTCCTTGAGGTTTATAACAAAACGGTTGATTGGCAAAAAGCAAACAAAGAAGAAGCCGTCTCCATTTACTCCGAAATTAAAGAGCTCGATAAAGATGTAGTAGAAAGCGTACTGAACAATACAGAACCACTGAATGAACCTATCACCGAGGACATTATCAAAGCACAGCAGGAAACAGCTGATTTTCAATATGACCTTGGTGTTATTGATAAGGAAATTGATGTATCTGAAGTAGTAGATAATCAGTTTATTGAAAAAGTGAAGAAGGAGGGGGCGAAATGA
- a CDS encoding formate/nitrite transporter family protein: MNFVKPEQVVENMVHAGAVKANLSVKDLLIRSALSGVFLSYSVTLAMTATEQTGTGIVGALLFPAGFVLIILLGLELLTGNFALIPLTVMEKKASVQQMLSNWSWVFIGHLLGCLFYAFLYYVSFHHAADQSVIEQIVKTAEAKTIGYAALGASGLAIVFTKAILCNWMVALGAVMAMTSSSVGGKVIAMWLPIFIFFAQGFEHAVVNMFVIPAGILFGANISLADWWLWNQIPVTLGNIIGGCLLTGMALYATHKNKRSSLSTVILAKSGTK; encoded by the coding sequence ATGAATTTTGTGAAACCCGAACAGGTCGTAGAAAATATGGTTCATGCTGGAGCAGTGAAAGCGAATTTATCTGTAAAAGATTTGCTGATCCGCAGCGCACTTTCTGGCGTTTTTTTAAGCTATTCTGTTACACTCGCCATGACAGCAACTGAACAAACGGGCACTGGAATAGTTGGGGCATTACTTTTTCCAGCCGGGTTTGTATTAATCATTTTGCTTGGCTTGGAATTGCTGACTGGTAATTTTGCTCTTATTCCACTTACTGTAATGGAAAAAAAAGCATCTGTTCAGCAAATGTTATCAAACTGGTCCTGGGTATTTATCGGACATTTACTCGGTTGTTTATTTTATGCTTTTCTTTATTATGTGTCCTTTCATCATGCAGCAGACCAGTCAGTGATTGAACAAATTGTTAAAACAGCAGAAGCCAAAACGATTGGATATGCAGCACTTGGAGCATCTGGACTTGCCATCGTTTTTACAAAAGCCATTTTATGTAACTGGATGGTAGCGCTGGGTGCTGTAATGGCTATGACATCAAGCAGCGTAGGGGGGAAAGTTATTGCCATGTGGCTGCCCATCTTCATCTTTTTCGCTCAAGGGTTTGAGCATGCAGTGGTTAACATGTTTGTTATTCCAGCTGGAATTTTATTCGGCGCCAATATTTCGCTTGCCGATTGGTGGTTGTGGAATCAAATCCCTGTTACGTTAGGTAATATTATAGGAGGTTGTTTATTAACTGGAATGGCTTTATATGCAACACATAAAAATAAAAGAAGCTCTCTTTCGACTGTTATACTTGCAAAGTCGGGGACAAAATAA